From the genome of Glycine max cultivar Williams 82 chromosome 2, Glycine_max_v4.0, whole genome shotgun sequence, one region includes:
- the LOC100790355 gene encoding transcription initiation factor IIB has protein sequence MSDAFCSDCKRQTEVVFDHSAGDTVCSECGLVLESHSIDETSEWRTFANESGDNDPNRVGGPSNPLLTDGGLSTVIAKPNGGGGGGEFLSSSLGRWQNRGSNPDRALIIAFKTIATMSDRLGLVATIKDRANEIYKRVEDQKSSRGRNQDALLAACLYIACRQEDKPRTVKEICSVANGATKKEIGRAKEYIVKQLGLENGNAVEMGTIHAGDFMRRFCSNLCMNNQAVKAAQEAVHKSEEFDIRRSPISIAAAVIYIITQLSDDKKPLKDISLATGVAEGTIRNSYKDLYPHVSKIIPNWYAKEEDLKNLCSP, from the exons ATGTCAGACGCGTTCTGCAGCGACTGCAAGAGGCAGACGGAGGTGGTGTTTGACCACTCTGCCGGCGACACGGTGTGCTCGGAGTGCGGCCTCGTACTGGAGTCCCACTCTATCGACGAGACCTCTGAGTGGCGTACCTTCGCCAACGAGTCCGGTGACAACGATCCCAATCGTGTCGGCGGGCCCTCCAACCCCCTCCTCACCGACGGCGGCCTCTCCACCGTCATCGCCAAGCCCAACGGCGGCGGAGGTGGCGGCGAGTTCCTCTCCTCCTCCCTCGGTCGCTGGCAGAACCGCGGCTCCAACCCTGATCGCGCCCTCATCATCGCCTTCAAGACCATCGCCACCATGTCCGACAG GTTGGGACTCGTTGCGACCATCAAG GATCGGGCAAATGAGATATATAAGAGGGTTGAAGATCAAAAGTCTAGTAGAGGAAGAAATCAAGATGCTTTATTGGCTGCTTGTCTCTACATCGCTTGCCGACAAGAAGACAAACCTCGTACTGTAAAGG AAATTTGCTCTGTTGCCAATGGGGCCACAAAGAAGGAAATTGGCCGAGCTAAAGAATACATAGTAAAACAACTGGGTTTGGAGAACGGTAATGCTGTGGAGATGGGTACAATACATGCAGGGGACTTCATG AGGCGATTCTGTTCTAATCTTTGTATGAATAATCAAGCTGTTAAAGCTGCTCAGGAAGCTGTGCATAAATCAGAAGAATTTGATATAAG GAGGAGTCCCATTTCAATTGCTGCAGCAGTTATATACATCATAACTCAGCTTTCTGATGATAAGAAACCTCTCAAAG ATATATCACTTGCCACAGGCGTTGCAGAAGGAACGATTAGGAACTCCTACAAGGATCTTTATCCCCATGTTTCCAAAATAATACCAAATTGGTATGCTAAGGAGGAGGATTTAAAGAATCTTTGCAGCCCTTGA
- the LOC106797537 gene encoding uncharacterized mitochondrial protein AtMg00300-like, with the protein MRQLDDEGHYTTFGDGAWKVKKGNLVVARGKKSESLYMIADEDIVVVTEAVNNSTLWHQRLGHMSEKGMKLMAAKGKLSSLKHVDVGVCENYIFGKQKKVSFSRAGKTPKVEKL; encoded by the exons ATGA GGCAGTTGGATGATGAGGGGCATTACACCACTTTTGGAGATGGAGCTTGGAAGGTAAAAAAAGGCAATCTCGTTGTGGCTCGTGGAAAGAAGTCAGAATCTCTTTACATGATTGCAGATGAGGATATAGTAGTAGTTACTGAGGCTGTCAATAATTCAACCCTATGGCATCAAAGACTTGGACACATGAGTGAAAAAGGAATGAAGCTTATGGCAGCAAAGGGTAAGCTATCAAGCCTGAAGCATGTTGATGTTGGTGTTTGTGAAAACTATATCTTTGGAAAGCAGAAAAAGGTTAGCTTCTCAAGGGCAGGGAAGACGCCTAAAGTTGAAAAGCTATAA